From Phycodurus eques isolate BA_2022a chromosome 1, UOR_Pequ_1.1, whole genome shotgun sequence, one genomic window encodes:
- the tmed4 gene encoding transmembrane emp24 domain-containing protein 4, translating into MLAAAALQVILLTAWLHPSYALYFHIGETEKKCFIEEIPDETMVIGNYRTQLWDKQTNSFLPSTPGLGMHVEIKDPDAKVILSRQYGSDGRFTFTSHTPGEHQICLHSNSTKMALFAGGKLRVHLDIQVGEHTNNYPEIAAKDKLSELQLRARQLLDQVEHIQKEQNYQRYREERFRMTSESTNQRVLWWSIAQTLILIVTGIWQMKHLKSFFEAKKLV; encoded by the exons ATGCTCGCAGCCGCTGCACTTCAAGTTATTTTGCTAACAGCTTGGCTTCATCCAAGTTATGCACTCTATTTCCACATTGGCGAGACGGAGAAAAAATGCTTCATCGAGGAAATTCCAGACGAAACCATGGTGATCG GAAATTACCGAACACAGCTTTGGGATAAACAAACTAATTCCTTTCTCCCATCCACACCGGGTCTTGGGATGCATGTTGAGATCAAGGACCCTGACGCAAAG GTCATTCTGTCTCGTCAGTATGGGTCCGATGGTCGGTTCACCTTCACATCTCATACTCCAGGAGAGCACCAGATATGTCTGCACTCCAACTCCACCAAGATGGCGCTGTTTGCTGGAGGGAAACTG AGAGTGCATCTGGATATTCAGGTTGGAGAACATACCAATAACTACCCTGAAATTGCAGCCAAGGACAAACTGTCTGAGCTGCAGCTGCGTGCCAGACAGCTTCTCGATCAGGTGGAACACATCCAGAAGGAGCAAAATTACCAAAGG TATCGAGAGGAGCGCTTCCGTATGACCAGTGAGAGCACCAACCAACGCGTCCTCTGGTGGTCCATCGCTCAGACGCTCATCCTCATCGTCACAGGCATATGGCAGATGAAGCACCTCAAGAGCTTCTTCGAAGCTAAGAAACTGGTTTAG